The sequence ataaaccaaattacaaagtttcttaaaatcgcctggactattgatttctgcaaaaaaataaaaataaaacgacaggtacactttaaatagaaGGTTTagcccagggatagggaaccttggctttccagctgttgcaaaactacaactcccatcatgcctggacagccttcggctgtccaggcatgatgggagttgtagttttgcaacagctggagggggtgAAGGTTCCTTACCACTGGTTTAGCCTGATCTGTCACTTCTGAGGAGTCATCGGCTGTGTGTGGACCCCCAGAAATCACTACAATAAAGGGGCCCCCTCCCTTTAGTCTATCATAGAGATGTTAGTATCTCCTGGCTACACTGACTATAATGATGGGGTCTGGTAATAACAGGGACACTTCATGGTAATAATGATGAGAAATAACCTTGCATCTACTTGGATTATTAATACCATGACCCCCACcctggaggactacaactcccagcatgccctgccacccccagGTTGTAGATGGATGAGTTGGGCAATGTCAGCTCCTCATAATACCGATCCACCAGCCTGACCCCAGTCTAATCGCTGTGTTATTAGTAGGAGCAGTGTCGCCCCCTGCTGTCAGCGCCCTGTCACAGTGTTACCCTATAATCCAGGGTGAGTATggctgcaccaccaccaccaccacacacacactactgcccGGTCTCCTACCTCCTCCGGGCCGTCATATACAGAGTATGACCGCGTCAGGAAGTGCCAGAACATCCGAGTTACACTGTATCCTCTCCTGTGCGCGACCCCGCGTGCGCGTGCACATACAAGTCTGCGCATGCGTGTTTTAATTTTACCTTCAATGACCTGTTGGCGTCGATTCTCCGACTTTttctgccccctagtggtcaggCTTTGAGTTGCTCACATATTACTTTTTCCTTTGttccttctctgtgtcctctgccCCAACCTGTAAAACTACGACTCCCACCATGCTAGgtgcacgctgggagttgtagttcatcaACACGTGGAGAGGCATAGCTCTACAAGGACCTACTTagtgggttatccaggattaggctatgtgcacactatggattccgagtggagaacttcaagcggattccgctgcTTGAAtttctgctggtcccataggatCCATTCTATGTTCAGGCTGATTCCACCGTCCGCtcattgacaagtcaattctggGGACGGACGCACCATAGCGGCggcggaatccacttgaagttGTCCAATCGgaatctgtagtgtgcacatatacCCTGAGAaagacatggctgctttcctcaaCAAACAGCgctgctcctgtcctcagtttgggtgtggtattgcagctcagttccatagaagtcaatggagccaggctgtaataccgcacacatcctgggggcaggggtggtgctgcttttggaagaaagcagtcatgtttttctaatactggccACCTTTCTGTGTGTGTTGGTTGTTACCTTGTTGCTGATTTGTATTatagactaatggtccttttacacggaacgattgatcgttcgtttttgcacgataacgatcgaattcgaacgataatcgtacgtgtaaacgcagcgaacgatcaaacgacgagcgataaatcgttcattttgatctttcaacatgttcttaaatcatcgttgatcgttcgcaaaaaattcgcagatcgttcagtgtgaacagtctttcaacgatttcacctgtgtgagataggcttaagcgatcgcatagcgaattttccgtacgatgtattgttccgttccgtcgttcattcaaaatcgttaatcgtgcgaattatcgctccgtgtaaaagtaccatgagCTGATGATCAGCAGGTTAAAAGAACCCAACCTTTTATTATGTCGTTATAGCACATGGGGGGCTGAGGATAAAGATACGTTTCCTCCCttctgctgcgtttacacgagacgataattggcccgattgtacgattaacgatgtcggagtaacggtttttttttacataacgatcagcgtttagacggaacgatatatcgtacggaaaattcattttgcgattgcttaagcctctctcacacattggttaaatcagcaaacgactgtttacacgcaacgatctgcgaattttttgcgaacgacgatttgagaacatgttgtaagatcaaaatgaacgatttttcgctcgtcatttgatcgtttgctgcgtttacacgtacgattatcgttcgaatccgatcgttatcgtgcaaattcacgcgataatcgttacgtgtaaacgcggcattCCTTCGCACGGTTTCTGGGATATTAGGAGTTCATTTAATTTTCTAATGAGGCTTTTTGTCCGGACCGATCTggtccgtccctcctcatcactattCATCAGTAACATCACCGCAGAGCGCCACCCCAGTATTCAATAGGATACGCCTCATTAGCATATCAACTTAACTATTAATATACCAAAAAATGGCAGAGCGTCAAGGTAAGAAACGTACCTTTatccatagggccctattccaccggatgattatcgtttgcataatcgttaacgattaacgatctcaaacgaccgctattgcgaaagacctgaaaacgttcattaatttccatggaacgataatcgttacttatgatcgtaattgcgatcgtttttttcttccctattgcgttcgtatctactccgaacgacgtcttattcaatgcgaccattttgagaacgagcaacgataaaaataggtccaggtcttataaagcgatcaacgatttctcgttcggtcgttaatcgttaactgcatttcaaccgaacgattatcgtttagattcgaacgatttaacgataatctgaacaataatcgtctggtggaatagggcccttagcccatGAACTatagcagaggtagggaacctttggctctccagctgttgcaaaactacaaatcccatcatgcctggccagctaaatctaaagctttggctatccaggcataatgggagttgtggtAATATTCCAGGAAAGAACTATTGTCCTCCACCTCAATGTCATGGTGTTGGGCCCATATGGGCTTACATGCATATGGCGGCATCTATGAGACGGGAAGTACTGCCACCATTACACAGCCTACCCTCACTATGGCATGTGGCTACGATGGTTCTCCTCCTTGGCACATACTCAAAGCCAATTCCAGATGGGCAACATCAACACCTTGGGCTAATAGGAACCATACCACCCCAAGGCTGCTCTTGCTCATTCCGTATTGCTGGCCGCAATTAGAACAGACTGTGGATCCATTTGTTTGAATGGCTCCGTTCATGCGTCTGTGTTACGGGCCatgatctgtttaaaaaaaaacaaaaaacaaactggcATCCTACTACAGACCCCCAATTCCAGCTCGGATCACTATTCATTTACCAAGAAGTCCGTGCATTGCAGACAAGTACAGATGCACTTCAGtacttcaggcctccagctgtggaaaaactacaattcccatcatgcctggacagccaaagcgaagctgatGTGACatagccgctgccagacacctctgctgGACGCTTAGGGATACCAGTCACATGCTGTTATATCTGCTGGTATGATCTGCATTTATGGAGGCGGCAGCTCAGTCACCAGCAGGTTGAAATCCAATACAGACACAGAGGTAAAAGATTTGTTACCAAACCAAGACAGGAGGCGATCTGACAGCCTGCACCCCAGCAAATCATCAATGTGCCCCTATGGTGATGTCTGCAAGCAGCAAGGATTATAGCACTGAGGCTGGAATTACACATATACAATCCCTGATGCAATTTTTGAGTTGGgtacaaaataaaatatacatatcgGACTGTGCTTGAATTATTTTTCCCTTCTAATTCTTGTataatttaaaggagacctgtcactccggctgccggggtgaaggccacctgacccccctgctggagcaccttatacttaccccttccacaAAGTCCCAGACCCCAAAGCCATGCATGCGCTCACAGAGATGTGTCATCGGACTCATTTCTAGTGAGTGCGCACACGGCTTCCGACGGGAATTTCACAGCAGCGGGACCAGGACTTTGTGGAAGGAGTAAGTAGAAGGTGCTCCAGCAggggggtcaggcggccttcaccccgggtGACAGATCTcctttaaaaaaactaaacttaCAAAAACGTCCAGTGTTTCCAGCCATAGAGTAGCGTCACACATACCGTGCCGACTGTTAAATCAATAcagattaagggtagcttcacacataccatagcGCAGCACATCCGCTGCAGaattgactaaatgaatgaacacagcatcaaatctgcttttCGGATCAGTGTACGCGTGAAGCCACCCAAAGAGTGGAAGAGCATCATATGTGCAGCAGACCAGGAGCGTGTAAATCTACACAGGTGTTTATTAGTCAGTTACTGCTAGCAAATGCTTTCTGATCTGCAGGACCTGATCTTTGAAATGTAAAATGAGGTGACTGAACCCTTGGTCAGGGTCCCTACTGCAGTGCTGCCCCTTTTATTGACTAAAGAGAATTGCAGACCATTCGGTTATTTGGCTCGGTTAGTTTCCACGCAGCTCTGGCTCAGAATGTGTCATGTACAGAGAAACAAAAAGGGGCTGCTGAGCATTACTAGTGCTCTATGGGAAAGATGAGCAGAACTCAAGCATGTTCACCATttcaataccggtggctgaaaaagttggatgcagccctagggcatccaggaaaacatagataaggCCTATGACTGACTCAATGctttccaggactgcatccaacttcttcagctgcgctcatctctactcataagtATACGTACCTTCCAAGGTGAGAGAGGGCAATATCCCACCAAAGTCACAGCCATATGCAATGTCCTATAGCTGCACAATGTCAGTGTACCATCACgtggctgctgcacatcacaactTTTTACCTGCCCCCTCTTGCCCCATGGGGTATACTTTCAAGACATCACACGGGCTTCACTGGGGGCATATTCACATGGATAAAATACTAGTTGTATTTGGAAACAGAATCCATGCCAAATTTGCACTGCAGACTTTTCAGAGGTTTCTGAATGCAATCATTGCAGATTTTGTctattgtatatatgtgttaattttatatatatatatatatatatatatatattctcatgaCAGGGTAATCATTGTGTACTTGTCAACTTATATAAAACCCATCACTTTATAGCTGGCTTCCTCACCTTATAGAGCTGTACTGTGATACAGGCGCTAATAATGGCAGCTGGCAGGCAGCATATATCAGCAGCTCCACTCTGGAATCAtcctagaacacaggtgtcaaaccccTTGACggccagttgttgcaaaactacaactcccatcatgcctggacagccgaagctttagttgtccaggcatgctgggaattgtggctttgcaagagctggaggaaccagagtttgacacctgtgttctataaGATCCACAAACGTAAGATCCATTTTGCTTTAGTTGAATATTATATTGCATTATAAATAAATCTGCATGTAAATCCGCATCAACATCTGCAAGGATTTATGAGGCAGATGATTCTTTGCAGATTTTAAAGGCAGAATTTTCCACCCTGAGAAATCCACAAAAATttattatcctttttttttttttcttttatacacaGCTTTAAGTCCTCACTTCTCAGTCAGAGATATATGGTAAGAATCTTGCCGCCTGCAGCCACAACGGAGAGCCGATCATACAGGTGCATTCATGCGACTGGTATAGAACGTAATGAAAAATAAGCTGTATGGCGTTTGCtgtataaatacatttacataAAGGACATCTTACAGAAACAATGCCATGTGCACAGGGGTctaatgaacaatttttttttccaacataaCAAAATCATGTAGGGTGGTGGAAATACAGCTCTGCGGTTTTTAACGccacagttaaaggggaactccagatgaaaaaaaaatatatatattcaaataaactggtgtcagaaagctatacagatttgtaaaagaaatctcaagtcttccagtacttatcagctgctgtatgtcctgcaggaagtggtgtgttctctactctctgctgccacctctgtccatgaaagaAACAGTTTAGAGtaagaaaggttttttttatggggatttgatactgctctggaaagttcttgacatggacagaggtggcagcagacagcactatgtcagactggaaagagtacaccacttcctgcaggatatacagcagctgataagtactggaagacttgagatttttaaatagaatttacaaatctttctgactttttttccgcctctggaatacccctctaaAGCCAGAAGTAGATTCAAAAAGAACAGGATGTATACTTCTCCTTaatgttggatccacttctgactTTGGCTCATAAAACAGCATTGAAAGCTGCAGCGGTGTTATTTCAAAAACGCAAGAAATTCTGTGAATCTCAAAATGGTCACTTTGTAAGTAACTGAAGAAGCAACTGTGTAATACAAGAGCAACGAACCACTTAcaacccataataataataataataataaaaaaaataatcagagaTCAGTAATAGGATCATTTGCAAAATTCGGCTTCTGCATAGACACTTAGGAACCCACCTCCAGCCGGGAGTATCCAGCCACAATCTCAAATCCAAAGATATGACAAGTAACTGCAAAATAACATTAACAGAGTCTTCTTTTTTAGTACAAACAGATTATTGTAGAGCTTTAAACAAGTTATGTGACTCACTGTACATTTAGTTTCCCATGAACGGAACAGAAGAACCATAACCGTGCTGCGTCAGAACACTAGGACCAAGGGGACAACTGAAATTCTCAATGCAATAATGTGACTGCCCCGCTCAGAGGGTGACCTGTACTACAATGCTAGGAAGAGGACTGATTGTCCAGTGACTATCGCCAGAATCCTTCCAACATGAACTACTTGCTGGTGATCAGCGCTAAACAAAACCTGgggaagcaaaataaaaaaagtcttCTCTCTAGAGTCTCTGGGCCCATGGGTGAATTGGTCAGGGATTCTCCAACTTGTCTCATCAGAGCTTAATCTTGAAGGCCGTCGGCTGGACGATCGCTGAGGAGCCTGAGGATTTGAAGAGTGCTTTTAGGATAGTGTCAGGATCCACTTCGGCGGCGGGGTTAGGAGCGGCGCTGGAGGAGGACGTTGCGTTTCTTCTAGATTCCCCTTCCTTCTTTGCTGCCGAGGGGGTGTCGCTTAATCGTCTAAAAAGAAACGATaaatgtcaaagtttttttttttttttttttagggtaggttcacacgtaatggatctgCAGCGTCGTGaagatgccgggagccccgaagcaagccggagcggggagaaggtgatgtataagctccggcggccagggggttaacggggcaggctgctgacatacagtgggatgtccatcccattgagagtttgtctgcccatagagtgtacagggcagggatccacagcggatctcgttGCGAATTCGCATCGAAAAATCCGCTTCGGATCCATATGTTCACACTGGTTGGAAAAGGCTGCAGATCTACTCCAGcatttctgcaacaaaatcaactgcagaaaatctgcaccaaattgtggattatatataaagaaaaaatagcTGATTTGGCTGCagggtggattttttttttttcattaggtgGACAAGATTTCCAATCCACTTTGCTGCTATAGCATCCAAAATAATCAATataaaattaaattttaaaaagttccaagttttgattggtcagggtgttTTGACCCCTTAATATCACTAGAGAAAGAAAGATAAAGCATGTGGCTGAGCACTTCACTCGCTGCTCTGCTTCGTTGCAGCAACCGATTCTATAGTAAGTCTAAGAATCCTGCCTCCAGCAACGAGTTGGGTGAAGCAGTAAGCAAAGTAGTGAGGCGTTCCCTACTCTTTCTAGTGAAATGTAGATTGTACTAGATGTGGATCAGACCTTAACATTTCTCTTTAATATATGGAACAAATCTTTTCACTTTAAAGTAACACTTACAATAAGATGGGCTGGTCTGATGTGATCACACTGCCGTTCAGATGGAGGTTGCATTTCATGGGTTGTCCTGAAAAATGAGTAGAATGATCATCAAAACTAAGTCTCAGAAGACGCAGTCAGTGAGTGTAGCCGCTTATCTCTATAGTAgttacaggatgaaaatgatcaAATGATTCCATATACGCAGTtagatctttaaagggaacctgtcaccccccgtgccggggtgacaggctcccgaccccccgttagagccccctatactcacctaatcccgcttctggaggtggtcgggtgatgaagatctcagccgctgcagcccagcgcgcgcgctgagagatgagtccaacacccatagagaatgacggagcgctggactctcctgtcattctctatgggtgttggactcatctctcagcgcgcgcgccgggctgcagcggctgagatcttcatcacccgaccggatccagaagcgggacccggcgggattaggtgagtataggggggtgacaggttccctttaagacttaaTAGCGGTGGGGAATGTATGGATGGCTGCAGGTCCCCCTGGTGCATACAGTCGATTGCTAGGGATATTGAAGCGCGGTCCCGCACAAAAACGGCATACACTtgcacatgtactgtatgttatcCCATTTAGGTTATATTCAGcacattcaaatgaatgggtccAGCTACTTTGGTAAATGCTGACATCCCATTCTCCTGGGCTGCtgactggagatgagcgaatatcgagcatgcttgagttcgtccgaaccagagcgttcggcatttgattagtggtggctgctgaagttggataaagccctaaggctatgtggaaaacatggatatagtcattggctgtatcaatgttttccagacaaccttagagctttatccaacttcaacagctcaaacatgctcgatattcgctcatctctactgctgacgTATAATCTCGACCGTACACAATCTAAACAAATAGGAAGACGCATCGTGAGCATCCAACAAACCTACCATCTAGGTATCTGTTGTTGTATTTCTTGTAGGCACCGACTGCATCTTCCTTTCTCACAAACACGACTTCTGCGACTCCCGGGCTCAGCAGACGGGCGCGCTTCAGAGCTCCGCATACACAGAAGAGCTCCTAAAAAAACGAAATGGAAtggaaaaatggaataaaaagtcaTCATAAAGAAGTATGCACCCCCAAAAATAGTGTCATTGACATAAACAAATCACTTCACAGGAAATGAAGAAACAACCAAGCCTTTATTGCAACTTTATGGATAGACAGAAAGGAAATACAAAGACATTCCACAACTCTCTCTAACTTGGTCCTCTCACTGACACTCACCACAATATCTTCCTCTGTGACCCTCGGGTGCAGATTGTTTACGGTCATTTTTGTGCCTTCTAAAGGACTGAAAACAGACTGAAAACGAAAGGATTTGTTAGAGGTTATAAGGCGTGAACTAAACTACAAAAACAACTGTGAGTTCATTGCAGTAACACTATAAAGTTCTAGGAGTGTAAACGGCTTCCTAACACAGGTCATAGATGGTGCGTGGGAGTCTCACCTCAGCTGGAGCGGGCTGAGCCGGGGTATTCGCCTCCTTTGTCACTAGCGTCCGGGACACACTGGTGAGATTCTTGGTGCGAAGTAAAGGTGCAGCAGAGGCAGGCGGCAGGGAGACGGGAGCGGTGTATGCATCATTCTGCACCACCTTGGTGAGAGGTAATGTCTGCCCAAGCGAGAACGGGTTTCCAGACAATCCCGGCTacaaaagtagtaaaatattagataaatagaagaaaaaaaaaaaaattggggggaatTTTTATCTtgcatttttaaatttatttaagcGTCTATACTGGTGGTGACCAGACAAAGGGCACTTGCATATAACACGAATATGGCACCCAAAGAAATGTATCGGCACATACTGGATCTCTCTGTGCCTAATATACATGGTAGTGAGAACAGAACTGAATTAAACTTTATGTGATTACCAAAGCGCTGTCAGAGCCCACTAAAATTCCTGCAGACTGAGAAAGTAAAGTTCTTTGGTTTCCTTGTATGATGTAATGTGGGACTTACCCTCTTCTGCACAGTGTTGGTAGCCATGATCTTCATCTGTTTGGTGGGGATGGGGGATAGTTCCATGTCATCATCCATACCCTCATCATCCATAGCTTGTGGAGACGAGATCTGCTGATAGAGAAGGGAACACACGGGATTATATCACTAGCCTGGGTTGTGACCATTAATATAAAAGAAACAAGAACCATACAAAATCCGGATTATTAAAAGTTCATTTACAAAGGCCGATCACCAGCAAAAGTAGGGTTTCCGATAATTGACCCATATAAAGGCTATACGTCTCCACTTCTCCTATACAAGTAAATGTCTTACAATAATTCCTATACTACACTCTGTATACTAAATCTCTTGCTGTAtaccatagagcagggatggggaaccttcggctctccagctgttgcaaaactacaactcccatcatgcctggaaagccaacggctgtccaggcatgatgggaattgtagttttgcaacagctggagagccgaaggttcccccgtCCCTGCCATAGAGAATTGTATGTATAGAGTGGTTCTTCCTCCTTGTTGTTCTCCACCTTTCAGGCTCCTccaacccaaacactcagcactCACTCAGATGCGGAAAACTGGTGTTTTGGtaggttttttttgcttttgttatgTATATAATCTGCATTGTTATGCATACATTCTAAATTGTTATGTATATAATCTGAATTGTAATAGTGTTATGTATATATTCTGTATTGTTACGTATATAATCTGCAttgttatattatgtatataatcTGCAttgttatattatgtatataatcTGCATTGttatattatgtgtataatctGCATTGTTATGTAACACTGTTTTCAGTAAagctattaaaatgtaacattatCCATCCTGCACAGGGAACGCCATAAACTGTGCCAGAATTCagtggtttattttttatatcactTCCCAGAAAACATGGAATAAAGCACTGGTGatagtgggaaggggaggggcttttaaactcttgtgtgtttttcctgtccctagggtaagggccctattccaccggacgattatcgttcagattatcgttaaatcgttcgaatctaaacgataatcattcggttgaaatgcagttaacgattaacgaccgaacgagaaatcgttgatcgctttataggacctggacctatttttatcgttgcttgttcgcaaaacgttcacattgaataagacgtcgttgggtcgttcgcagtagatgcgaacgcaatagcgaagaaaaagtgatcgcaaatacgatgataagtaacgattatcgttccatggaaatgagtgaacgttttcaggtctttcagcggttgtttgagatagttaatcgttaacgattatgcgaacgataatcgtccagtggaatagggccctaagagttaaaaaaaacaagttcaatatataaaacctatatagaggtaaaggggtattccgacttAAAAGCGCAACTGCCACTTATGGGGACATATCAAAGGTTTTTGAATCAGGACGAGTGGTGAGAGACGTGCGCTCCTCTACCTGCTCTatgtctaatggtgcatttacacacagagatttatctgacagatttttgaagccaaagtaaggaatggatttgaaaagaggagaaatctcagtctttcctttatgacctgatctctgtttatagtctgttcctggctttggcttaaaaaaaatctgtcagataaatctgtctgtgtaaaggcaccataagagACCTGGATGGCCCCCATATGCAATCCTTACTGCTGGAACAGGTTGGAGGGATTGTGTTGCTATACATGACCACATTTTTTGTGGAAAGCTGAAGTACGGGCTTTCAAACACCCATAAAAAAGTGCAGCACACCAGGGGGAAAAAGTTCAGCTTGCACGAGCTCCCTGTAGTAGGagatgatacacacacacacagaaggctcCTGCCATCTCTCAATAAATTCATTTGCAAACAATCACTAAACAAAAGTATGAAGAAAAGTTGATAGTTATGAGGTGATTTACCTGTTTTGCGGGTTGATGGTTGACGACATTTATTCGCATTCCTTTTATACTGTTACTGAGACCTGAGGAAATTGTCTTCGGCTGTGAAATCTGCAAATAGGAGGAAAATGACaattccttattagagatgagcgaacctggagcatgcgcgagtccatccgtacccgaacgttcggcatttgattagcggtggctgctgaacttggataaaggctatgtggaaaacatggatatagtcattggctgtatccatgttttccagacaaccttagagctttatccaagttcagcagccaccgctaatcaaatgctgaacgctcgggttcgggtggacttgaacccgaacccagttcgctcatctctattccttataCATCCTAAAGATGATAAACTGTATGTAATTGGCTAGGATGTATAGGTACTGTAACTATCAGGCTGACTGCCCATCTAGACGGTAGGAGGTCTCAGCTCATACTAACTGGAGACAAAACAAGTGTTCTTGCCTGGATGGTCTTGGTAATGTTTATGGATGAGGACCCTTGGTTCATGGTGGAGTTCATGGTGACGGTCGGCGCGCTCCTCTTTAAGCTGATCTTTTCCCGAGCGTCCATCAGTTTGGTGGGTTTCCCTCCAATGCCGACCTGCTGCTTTCTAGAATTCAGCATCTCACGAGCGTCTGTTACTTTACCCTTTATACGGAAACGCGCATCTTTGGCGACTAATTTCTCACGGGCGTCTTTTACTCCTAGCTTCAGGCGGGCGTCTGTGACGCCGATCTTCTGCCGGGCATCAAACGTTCTCTggaaggtggtggtggggatgCGACCGATGGCTGCAGGCTGGGGTCTGGATCTCATACCGCCTCCCAAAGCCCCCCGACTATTCATCCTGAGAGGAAGGAAAGATCACACGTGTGTTAGACATGAAGcaataaagtgtgtgtgaacTGGGTCCTTCACATACTAAGTTAGAGGGGAAAACCTCCTGGTATCTATCAATATCCTGCAAAAAAATAAGGTATGGAACAGCACAACAGATTCTAGTTTCCATATTATTACATAGATGTCAGAATAGTGTATAGGTGATGGATGTCACTATAAGGAGCCACA is a genomic window of Dendropsophus ebraccatus isolate aDenEbr1 chromosome 4, aDenEbr1.pat, whole genome shotgun sequence containing:
- the POLDIP3 gene encoding polymerase delta-interacting protein 3 isoform X2; translation: MADVSLDELIRKRGMAAGAGTYSRMNSRGALGGGMRSRPQPAAIGRIPTTTFQRTFDARQKIGVTDARLKLGVKDAREKLVAKDARFRIKGKVTDAREMLNSRKQQVGIGGKPTKLMDAREKISLKRSAPTVTMNSTMNQGSSSINITKTIQISQPKTISSGLSNSIKGMRINVVNHQPAKQISSPQAMDDEGMDDDMELSPIPTKQMKIMATNTVQKRPGLSGNPFSLGQTLPLTKVVQNDAYTAPVSLPPASAAPLLRTKNLTSVSRTLVTKEANTPAQPAPAESVFSPLEGTKMTVNNLHPRVTEEDIVELFCVCGALKRARLLSPGVAEVVFVRKEDAVGAYKKYNNRYLDGQPMKCNLHLNGSVITSDQPILLRLSDTPSAAKKEGESRRNATSSSSAAPNPAAEVDPDTILKALFKSSGSSAIVQPTAFKIKL
- the POLDIP3 gene encoding polymerase delta-interacting protein 3 isoform X1: MADVSLDELIRKRGMAAGAGTYSRMNSRGALGGGMRSRPQPAAIGRIPTTTFQRTFDARQKIGVTDARLKLGVKDAREKLVAKDARFRIKGKVTDAREMLNSRKQQVGIGGKPTKLMDAREKISLKRSAPTVTMNSTMNQGSSSINITKTIQISQPKTISSGLSNSIKGMRINVVNHQPAKQQISSPQAMDDEGMDDDMELSPIPTKQMKIMATNTVQKRPGLSGNPFSLGQTLPLTKVVQNDAYTAPVSLPPASAAPLLRTKNLTSVSRTLVTKEANTPAQPAPAESVFSPLEGTKMTVNNLHPRVTEEDIVELFCVCGALKRARLLSPGVAEVVFVRKEDAVGAYKKYNNRYLDGQPMKCNLHLNGSVITSDQPILLRLSDTPSAAKKEGESRRNATSSSSAAPNPAAEVDPDTILKALFKSSGSSAIVQPTAFKIKL